One Paenibacillus crassostreae DNA segment encodes these proteins:
- the yqfC gene encoding sporulation protein YqfC, with amino-acid sequence MTRMSRKLRNWTYEKLDLPKDIVFNMPRITMVGNKELFIENHLGLRHFSPDKLIFSLSEGSLEIEGSELMIRSILPQEVLVEGTIMNIKYIGVEGSH; translated from the coding sequence ATGACCCGGATGAGTCGTAAACTTCGTAATTGGACATATGAGAAGCTGGATTTGCCTAAAGACATTGTTTTCAATATGCCACGCATAACGATGGTTGGCAATAAAGAGCTCTTCATCGAGAACCATCTCGGATTGAGACATTTCTCACCAGATAAGCTGATCTTTTCATTGAGTGAGGGATCGCTTGAAATTGAAGGTTCGGAACTTATGATTCGTTCTATTTTACCTCAGGAGGTACTGGTTGAGGGGACTATTATGAATATAAAGTATATAGGAGTGGAGGGAAGTCATTGA
- the floA gene encoding flotillin-like protein FloA (flotillin-like protein involved in membrane lipid rafts), which translates to MDPLITILLIAVVAIIVLSVFFSFFPVMLWIAALSSGVRISIITLVAMRLRRVTPSRIVNPMIKATKAGLGLDINQLESHYLAGGNVDRVVNALIAAQRANIPLEFERAAAIDLAGRDVLQAVQMSVNPKVIETPTVAAVAKDGIEVKVKARVTVRANIDRLVGGAGEETIIARVGEGIVTTVGSSDSHKAVLENPDMISRTVLAKGLDSGTAFEILSIDIADIDIGKNIGAFLQTEQAEADKRIAQAKAEERRAMAVALEQEMKARVIEMRAKVVESESDVPLAMAEAFRSGQLGVMDYMNYKNIEADTQMRGSIGKMGDGGDNSGAPKK; encoded by the coding sequence ATGGATCCATTGATTACTATCTTGCTGATTGCAGTTGTTGCAATCATCGTACTAAGTGTATTTTTCAGCTTCTTCCCTGTCATGTTATGGATTGCAGCATTATCATCAGGGGTGCGTATTAGCATTATTACGCTTGTGGCGATGAGACTTCGACGTGTAACGCCAAGTCGAATTGTCAATCCTATGATTAAAGCTACAAAAGCAGGTCTGGGATTAGATATTAACCAACTTGAAAGTCATTATTTAGCAGGTGGTAACGTAGATCGTGTTGTTAATGCATTGATCGCTGCACAACGTGCGAATATTCCATTGGAATTTGAACGTGCAGCTGCTATTGACTTGGCTGGGCGTGATGTTCTCCAAGCTGTTCAAATGAGTGTTAATCCGAAAGTCATTGAAACACCTACAGTTGCAGCGGTAGCTAAAGACGGAATTGAAGTCAAAGTAAAAGCTCGTGTAACTGTACGCGCGAACATTGATCGTTTGGTCGGTGGTGCGGGTGAAGAGACAATTATTGCCCGTGTAGGTGAAGGTATAGTAACAACAGTCGGATCAAGTGATTCTCACAAAGCAGTATTAGAGAATCCAGATATGATTTCACGTACGGTTCTTGCAAAAGGCTTAGATTCAGGTACTGCATTTGAAATACTATCGATTGATATTGCTGATATTGATATCGGTAAAAATATAGGTGCATTTTTACAAACCGAACAAGCAGAAGCTGATAAGCGTATTGCCCAGGCGAAGGCGGAAGAACGTCGAGCTATGGCCGTAGCGTTAGAACAAGAAATGAAAGCTCGTGTCATCGAGATGCGTGCGAAGGTTGTGGAATCTGAATCTGATGTGCCACTTGCTATGGCAGAAGCGTTCCGTTCTGGGCAACTTGGCGTTATGGATTATATGAATTATAAAAATATCGAAGCAGATACACAAATGAGAGGATCCATAGGTAAAATGGGAGATGGCGGAGATAATTCTGGTGCTCCAAAAAAATAA
- a CDS encoding NfeD family protein: protein MNFIRKIGLSLILFVLFAGQFIPSLGETVHATTETKEVGNRGIVYIIPVEQNIERGLEKFMERGFEEAKSMDASLIVLEINTPGGRIDTAEEIGALIRQSEIETVAYIHGNAASAGSYIALNADQIMMAPGSMIGAASLINGSTGEYITDPKLISYWKSKLAGAAELNGRNSKIAEGMADLDMIVEMPEINYTKSQGDIISLTSDQALKVGYSEQTAKTVEEAITFAGYSTEDVFRVEHTFSEKLAEFLTSRVVMTLLLFMGIAGVIIELLVPGFGVPGILGIAGFSLYFFGNSVAGFAGSETWILFLIGIVMLVIELFIPSFGILGLIGSISLIVGVVRAAYSASHVALSLGIAIVSAIIVIIIVANVFKKRGIWNRFILKDTLSKEMGYIPTASKDSLLGKEGISVTPLRPSGTALIDGERVDVVADGEFIDTNSIIHVVKVEGSRIVVESIVK from the coding sequence CCGAGGGATTGTATATATCATCCCAGTTGAACAGAATATTGAAAGAGGATTAGAAAAGTTTATGGAACGCGGTTTTGAGGAAGCGAAGAGTATGGATGCATCCCTCATCGTGTTGGAAATCAATACACCTGGTGGTCGAATTGATACAGCTGAAGAAATTGGAGCATTGATTCGTCAAAGTGAGATAGAAACCGTGGCATACATACATGGTAATGCTGCTTCGGCAGGAAGTTATATTGCCCTAAATGCGGATCAAATCATGATGGCTCCAGGAAGTATGATTGGCGCAGCATCGTTAATCAATGGATCCACGGGTGAGTATATTACTGATCCCAAGTTGATCTCTTATTGGAAATCAAAACTGGCTGGTGCAGCTGAATTAAATGGGCGTAATTCTAAAATCGCCGAAGGTATGGCTGATTTGGACATGATTGTTGAAATGCCTGAAATCAATTATACCAAGAGTCAGGGTGACATTATCTCACTGACTAGTGATCAAGCTTTAAAGGTTGGGTATTCAGAACAGACTGCCAAGACTGTTGAGGAGGCAATTACATTTGCGGGCTACTCTACAGAAGATGTGTTTCGTGTAGAACATACGTTTTCAGAGAAATTGGCAGAATTTCTAACAAGTCGTGTTGTGATGACATTGCTACTCTTTATGGGGATCGCAGGTGTAATTATTGAATTGTTAGTTCCTGGCTTTGGAGTGCCTGGTATTCTGGGTATTGCTGGATTTTCACTCTATTTCTTCGGTAACTCTGTAGCAGGGTTCGCTGGATCAGAGACATGGATTCTTTTTCTTATAGGAATTGTGATGCTGGTAATAGAATTGTTCATTCCAAGCTTTGGAATATTAGGATTGATAGGTTCAATAAGTCTTATTGTTGGTGTTGTCCGAGCAGCCTATAGTGCATCGCATGTTGCTTTATCGCTGGGAATAGCAATTGTATCGGCGATAATCGTCATTATTATAGTTGCAAATGTATTCAAAAAGCGTGGAATATGGAATCGATTTATACTCAAGGATACTTTGTCTAAAGAGATGGGATATATCCCAACTGCTAGTAAAGATAGTTTACTTGGAAAAGAAGGAATTAGTGTTACTCCGCTTCGTCCGAGTGGAACGGCACTGATTGATGGTGAACGCGTAGATGTTGTCGCAGATGGAGAGTTTATTGATACGAACTCAATCATTCATGTTGTAAAAGTCGAAGGTTCGCGTATTGTTGTTGAATCTATTGTAAAATAA